A window of Streptosporangiales bacterium contains these coding sequences:
- a CDS encoding BCCT family transporter — translation MAPPLAPSGPRVPTGSCKGALSWLLANLGWTFVLAATGFVVFVLWLAFSRYGNIPLGSDDEKPEFRTVSWIAMMFSAGMGIGLMFFGMAEPLTFFMGPPPGTEPARSQAAIETAMATSLFHWTLHPWAIYAVLGLAIAYSSFRRGRRQLISAAFVPLLGRRRAEGPVSKLIDALALFATLFGSAASLGIGALQIKTGMQEAGWIAGLGPSVLVPIIVVLTVCFILSAVSGIARGIQYLSNLNMVLAALLALFLFVVGPTVLIMQLLPTSVGTYLQDFGTMAARSGATGGKEMDKFLSTWTIFYWAWWISWTPFVGMFLARISRGRTVRQFVAGVILVPSLVSLVWFSIFGGTAIDEQRKGGNPFGDGFPEEITFNVLQQLPWTGITSVVVMALVAIFFVSGADAASIVMGTLSQRGSIEPRRWMVIFWGAATGGNKALQGIQNPTFIGALPFAIVLVLLCFSLTRDLRTDPMMQRDAKGSDVLETAVVKGAKEHSGGFELVISEANGADGSADSGSQRQN, via the coding sequence GTGGCGCCGCCGCTGGCACCGTCGGGCCCGCGCGTACCGACTGGATCGTGTAAGGGCGCGCTGAGCTGGCTGCTGGCGAACCTGGGCTGGACGTTCGTGCTCGCCGCCACCGGGTTCGTGGTGTTCGTGCTGTGGCTGGCCTTCAGCAGGTACGGGAACATCCCGCTCGGCAGCGACGACGAGAAGCCGGAGTTCCGCACGGTCTCATGGATCGCCATGATGTTCAGCGCGGGTATGGGCATCGGCCTGATGTTCTTCGGCATGGCGGAGCCGCTGACCTTCTTCATGGGCCCGCCGCCAGGCACCGAGCCTGCCAGGAGCCAGGCGGCGATCGAGACGGCCATGGCGACGTCCCTGTTCCACTGGACGCTGCACCCGTGGGCGATCTACGCGGTGCTGGGCCTGGCCATCGCGTATAGCTCCTTCCGCCGCGGCCGCCGGCAGCTGATCAGCGCCGCCTTCGTACCGCTGCTCGGCAGGCGGCGCGCCGAGGGCCCGGTGAGCAAGCTGATCGACGCGCTCGCGTTGTTCGCCACGCTGTTCGGGTCGGCCGCCTCGCTCGGCATCGGCGCGCTGCAGATCAAGACCGGCATGCAGGAAGCGGGCTGGATCGCCGGTCTCGGACCGTCCGTGCTGGTCCCGATCATCGTCGTGTTGACCGTGTGTTTCATCCTGTCCGCCGTCTCCGGCATCGCACGGGGCATCCAGTACCTGTCGAACCTCAACATGGTGCTTGCGGCGCTGCTCGCGCTCTTCCTGTTCGTCGTCGGCCCGACCGTCCTCATCATGCAGCTCCTGCCGACCTCGGTCGGGACGTACCTCCAGGACTTCGGCACGATGGCGGCTCGCTCGGGCGCGACCGGCGGCAAGGAGATGGACAAGTTCCTGTCCACCTGGACGATCTTCTACTGGGCGTGGTGGATCTCCTGGACGCCGTTCGTCGGGATGTTCCTCGCCCGGATCAGCCGCGGCCGCACCGTGCGGCAGTTCGTGGCCGGCGTGATCCTGGTGCCCAGCCTGGTGAGCCTGGTCTGGTTCTCGATCTTCGGCGGCACCGCGATCGACGAGCAGCGGAAGGGCGGCAACCCCTTCGGGGACGGCTTCCCCGAGGAGATCACCTTCAACGTGCTGCAGCAGCTGCCGTGGACCGGCATCACGTCGGTGGTGGTCATGGCGTTGGTGGCCATCTTCTTCGTCTCAGGTGCCGACGCGGCGTCGATCGTGATGGGCACGTTGTCGCAGCGCGGATCCATCGAGCCGCGCCGCTGGATGGTCATCTTCTGGGGAGCCGCGACCGGCGGGAACAAGGCGCTCCAGGGCATCCAGAACCCGACCTTCATCGGCGCGCTGCCGTTTGCGATCGTGCTCGTGCTGCTGTGTTTCTCGCTGACCAGGGACCTGCGTACCGACCCGATGATGCAGCGCGACGCCAAGGGCTCGGACGTGCTCGAGACCGCGGTCGTCAAGGGCGCCAAGGAACACAGCGGGGGGTTCGAGCTGGTCATCAGCGAGGCCAACGGCGCCGACGGGTCGGCAGACTCGGGTAGCCAGCGGCAGAACTAG
- a CDS encoding YbfB/YjiJ family MFS transporter, with amino-acid sequence MKTQLHWSFATAGGVNTANAIGYLAGSLLAARIAARFGSRRTFVGSFLVTGGSLLGCALTTSLLPLLLLRAVSGFSGAATFVVGAGLLVQTVSARGGAGPLPMAVYSAGTGTGIAASGLTVPVLLAALSDSVGWRVAWALLGVLTFAALLAVLPAARRTVEPPPAPVRTGDSWPAAKLVPALLAYSLFGVGCIAYLTFIVAFLQHEGVGTVGVAGFWCLLGLAGVVGPLCWSPVLRRLGHSARTAAVLGVLAVGAGIPLLTQSAVAGLVSTILFGTSFLMVVAVFTDIARAQLAPHQWTPAIGGLTVAFATGQSAGPVLAGLLADTAGGIELGLAVSTGVLFVAAGVSLAQRPAPR; translated from the coding sequence ATGAAGACACAGCTGCACTGGTCGTTCGCCACGGCGGGCGGGGTGAACACGGCCAACGCGATCGGCTACCTCGCCGGATCGCTGCTGGCGGCGAGGATCGCCGCCAGGTTCGGCTCCCGCCGTACGTTCGTCGGCAGCTTCCTGGTCACCGGCGGCTCGTTGCTCGGGTGCGCGCTCACCACGTCGCTGCTGCCGCTGTTGTTGCTCCGCGCCGTGTCCGGGTTCTCCGGCGCCGCCACCTTCGTCGTCGGCGCCGGTCTGCTGGTGCAGACGGTCAGCGCGCGAGGCGGCGCGGGTCCGCTGCCGATGGCCGTGTACTCGGCCGGCACGGGCACCGGCATCGCCGCGAGCGGCCTCACCGTGCCCGTACTGCTGGCCGCGCTCTCCGACAGCGTCGGCTGGCGGGTCGCGTGGGCGCTGCTCGGCGTGCTGACGTTCGCCGCGTTGCTGGCAGTGCTGCCGGCGGCACGACGGACGGTCGAACCGCCGCCGGCGCCGGTGCGTACCGGCGACAGCTGGCCGGCCGCGAAGCTCGTCCCCGCGCTGCTCGCCTACAGCCTGTTCGGGGTCGGCTGCATCGCCTACCTGACGTTCATCGTCGCGTTCCTGCAACACGAGGGCGTCGGCACGGTGGGCGTCGCCGGGTTCTGGTGCCTGCTCGGGCTGGCCGGCGTGGTCGGGCCGCTGTGCTGGTCGCCGGTGTTGCGACGGCTCGGCCACTCGGCCCGTACGGCGGCCGTCCTCGGTGTGCTCGCCGTGGGCGCCGGGATACCGCTGCTGACCCAGTCCGCCGTCGCGGGGCTGGTCTCCACGATCCTCTTCGGCACGTCGTTCCTCATGGTGGTCGCGGTCTTCACCGACATCGCCCGCGCCCAGCTCGCGCCGCACCAGTGGACGCCGGCGATCGGCGGGCTCACCGTCGCGTTCGCCACCGGCCAGTCCGCGGGACCGGTGCTTGCCGGCCTGCTCGCGGACACCGCCGGCGGGATCGAGCTCGGCCTCGCCGTGTCGACCGGTGTCCTCTTCGTCGCGGCCGGCGTCTCGCTGGCGCAGCGCCCGGCGCCGCGGTGA
- a CDS encoding energy-coupling factor transporter transmembrane protein EcfT has protein sequence MRALTDPERQVKAVLRVAPRGLHPIAWWLWALGLATAASRTTNPLLLGLVLGCVALVVVTKRGDAPWARGFRVYLVLGLVVVAIRVAFHMLLGTGGSSDDPVLFELPTVPLPEWLAGIRLGGPVLLGGVLAAAYEGLRLATLLCCVGAANVLANPKRALRALPGALHEVGVAVVIALTVAPQVIESGQRVLRARRLRGATGGWLRRLRGLAVPVLQDALNRSLALAAAMDSRGYGRTVTASAASRRATAVLVVGGLVGVCLGAYGLLDGAAPAVLGLPMLGLGVALCVAGLVAGGRRVSRTSYRPDPWRLPEWLVAGSGVVAAALVVASSAAVAQAAEQPLAAPQLGWLPLLAVLVACAPAVVAPAPVRTGETGTPGPRWPAEVVG, from the coding sequence GTGCGCGCACTCACCGACCCCGAGAGGCAAGTGAAGGCAGTGCTACGTGTTGCCCCGCGGGGCTTGCATCCGATCGCCTGGTGGTTGTGGGCGCTCGGGTTGGCGACCGCGGCGAGCCGCACCACCAACCCCCTCCTGCTCGGCCTGGTCCTCGGCTGCGTCGCGCTCGTCGTCGTCACCAAGCGCGGCGACGCGCCGTGGGCCCGCGGGTTCCGCGTCTACCTGGTCCTCGGGCTGGTCGTCGTCGCCATCCGGGTGGCGTTCCACATGCTGCTCGGCACCGGCGGCAGCAGCGACGACCCGGTGCTGTTCGAGCTGCCCACCGTGCCCCTGCCGGAGTGGCTGGCCGGCATCAGGCTCGGCGGTCCGGTGCTGCTCGGCGGTGTGCTGGCCGCGGCGTACGAGGGGCTGCGGCTGGCCACCCTGCTGTGCTGCGTGGGTGCCGCGAACGTGCTGGCGAACCCGAAGCGGGCGCTGCGCGCGCTACCCGGCGCACTGCACGAGGTCGGGGTCGCCGTGGTGATCGCGCTGACCGTCGCGCCGCAGGTCATCGAGAGCGGCCAGCGGGTGCTGCGGGCGCGGCGGCTGCGCGGCGCGACAGGCGGCTGGCTGCGGCGGCTGCGCGGGCTCGCCGTGCCGGTGCTGCAGGACGCGCTCAACCGGTCGCTGGCGCTGGCCGCGGCGATGGACTCCCGCGGGTACGGCCGCACGGTCACCGCGTCGGCCGCCAGCAGGAGAGCCACCGCGGTGCTGGTCGTCGGCGGCCTGGTCGGGGTGTGCCTCGGTGCGTACGGCCTGCTGGACGGCGCCGCGCCGGCCGTGCTCGGCCTGCCGATGCTGGGCCTGGGCGTCGCGCTGTGCGTCGCCGGCCTGGTGGCCGGCGGGCGCCGGGTCAGCCGGACGAGCTACCGGCCGGACCCGTGGCGGTTGCCGGAGTGGCTGGTCGCCGGCAGCGGAGTGGTCGCGGCGGCGCTCGTCGTCGCCAGCTCGGCGGCGGTGGCCCAGGCGGCCGAGCAGCCGCTGGCCGCACCGCAGCTGGGCTGGCTGCCGCTGCTCGCCGTGCTGGTCGCGTGCGCGCCCGCGGTCGTGGCGCCGGCGCCGGTACGTACGGGGGAGACCGGCACACCAGGCCCCCGGTGGCCGGCCGAGGTGGTCGGATGA
- a CDS encoding ECF transporter S component, giving the protein MFGWPFFMTPGSSFSAAHEAPLLFATLLLLVVAVVLAQLAEGGIDVKALALLGVLTAIGAVLRPLGAGLAGLETVFFLLVVAGRVLGPGFGFVLGSTTLFASALLTGGVGPWLPFQMFAAAWVGLGAGLLPPARGRAEVVLLAGYGALSAFLYGFAINLSAWPFVLGGDTALSFDPAASAWTNLHRYVLYDLATSLGWDAGRALTNAVLIAVTGRVLLATLRRAVRKAAFHAPVRFGPDQVR; this is encoded by the coding sequence ATGTTCGGCTGGCCGTTCTTCATGACGCCGGGGTCGAGCTTCAGCGCGGCACACGAGGCGCCGCTGCTGTTCGCGACGCTGTTGCTGTTGGTCGTCGCCGTGGTGCTCGCCCAGCTGGCCGAGGGCGGTATCGACGTGAAAGCGCTCGCGCTGCTCGGCGTGCTGACGGCGATCGGTGCGGTGCTGCGGCCGTTGGGCGCCGGGCTGGCCGGCCTGGAGACCGTCTTCTTCCTGCTCGTCGTCGCTGGCCGGGTGCTCGGGCCAGGCTTCGGGTTCGTGCTCGGCAGCACGACGCTGTTCGCGTCCGCGCTGCTCACCGGCGGCGTCGGTCCGTGGCTGCCGTTCCAGATGTTCGCCGCGGCCTGGGTGGGGCTCGGCGCCGGGCTGCTCCCGCCCGCCCGCGGCCGCGCGGAGGTCGTCCTGCTGGCCGGCTACGGCGCGCTGTCGGCGTTCCTCTACGGGTTCGCGATCAACCTCTCCGCCTGGCCGTTCGTGCTCGGCGGCGACACCGCGCTTTCGTTCGACCCGGCGGCGTCCGCCTGGACGAACCTGCACCGGTACGTGCTTTACGACCTGGCCACCTCGCTGGGGTGGGACGCCGGCCGGGCCCTCACGAATGCGGTGCTGATCGCGGTGACCGGCCGCGTGCTGCTCGCGACGCTGCGCCGGGCGGTGCGCAAGGCGGCCTTCCACGCGCCGGTGCGCTTCGGGCCGGACCAAGTGCGCTAG
- a CDS encoding ATP-binding cassette domain-containing protein, giving the protein MIHLEQVTVTYTDAAAPTLVDADLTVPEGELCLVVGRTGAGKSTLLGLVTGLVPHFTGGTVAGRVTVAGRDTRTHRPRELADVVGRVGQDPLAGFVTDTVKEELAYGMEQLALPADVMRKRVEETLDLLGLADLRGRSLRTLSGGQQQRVAIGSVLTAHPSVLVLDEPTSALDPGGAEEVLAAVTRLVHDLGVTVLLAEHRLERVVQYADRVVAVAADGSVTDGPPAGMLLTTEVAPPVVELGRLAGWRPLPLSVRDARRLAGPLRERLAAATPPPSANGAGDTLLAARGVLVRHGDVVAVRAVDLELSAGEVTALMGRNGAGKSSLLWALQGSGPRHGGTVRVGAADPGRLSAAQARSLVALVPQTPGDLLYLETVDEECAQADAESAVPADATRALLDELAPGIDGARHPDDLSEGQRLALVLAVQLVGRPSVVLLDEPTRGLDYPAKRRLAEVLRSLASDGASVLVATHDVEFAAGVAGRVVVLAGGEVVADDAAAAVVVSSPLFAPQVAKVLRTGPWLTVDEVRRGLPDLAAPTGEGR; this is encoded by the coding sequence ATGATCCACCTCGAGCAGGTCACCGTGACGTACACCGACGCCGCTGCGCCGACCCTGGTGGACGCCGACCTCACCGTCCCTGAAGGCGAGCTGTGCCTGGTCGTCGGGCGTACCGGGGCGGGTAAGTCCACCCTGCTCGGCTTGGTCACCGGTCTGGTGCCGCACTTCACCGGCGGCACGGTGGCGGGCCGGGTCACGGTCGCCGGCCGCGACACCCGCACCCACCGGCCCAGAGAGCTCGCCGACGTGGTCGGCCGGGTGGGCCAGGACCCGCTCGCCGGGTTCGTCACGGACACCGTCAAGGAGGAGCTCGCGTACGGCATGGAGCAGCTCGCGCTCCCCGCCGACGTGATGCGCAAGCGGGTCGAGGAGACGCTCGACCTGCTCGGGCTCGCGGACCTGCGCGGGCGGTCGCTGCGCACGTTATCCGGCGGCCAGCAGCAACGGGTGGCGATCGGCTCGGTGCTCACCGCCCATCCGAGCGTGCTGGTGCTCGACGAGCCGACGTCCGCGCTCGATCCGGGCGGCGCCGAGGAGGTGCTCGCCGCCGTCACCAGGCTGGTGCACGACCTGGGCGTGACGGTGCTGCTCGCCGAGCACCGGCTGGAGCGCGTGGTGCAGTACGCCGACCGGGTGGTGGCGGTGGCGGCCGACGGCTCGGTCACCGACGGCCCGCCGGCGGGCATGCTGCTGACGACCGAGGTCGCGCCGCCGGTCGTCGAGCTCGGCCGGCTCGCCGGCTGGCGGCCGCTGCCGCTTTCCGTACGGGACGCGCGCCGGCTCGCCGGCCCGCTGCGTGAGCGGCTGGCGGCGGCCACGCCGCCGCCGTCGGCGAACGGCGCCGGCGACACCCTGCTGGCCGCACGCGGCGTGCTGGTCAGGCACGGCGACGTGGTTGCCGTACGTGCCGTCGACCTGGAGCTGTCCGCGGGCGAGGTCACCGCGCTGATGGGACGCAACGGGGCGGGCAAGTCGTCGCTGCTGTGGGCGCTGCAGGGCAGCGGTCCGCGGCACGGCGGCACCGTACGGGTCGGCGCCGCGGACCCCGGCCGGCTATCGGCGGCGCAGGCGCGGTCGCTGGTGGCGCTCGTACCGCAGACACCTGGCGACCTGCTCTACCTGGAGACGGTCGACGAGGAGTGCGCGCAGGCCGACGCCGAGTCCGCCGTACCGGCCGACGCGACCCGTGCGCTGCTGGACGAGCTGGCGCCGGGTATCGACGGCGCACGGCACCCGGACGACCTGTCCGAGGGCCAGCGGCTCGCCCTGGTGCTCGCGGTGCAGCTCGTCGGCCGGCCGTCGGTGGTGCTGCTGGACGAGCCCACCCGCGGGTTGGACTACCCGGCGAAGCGGCGGCTGGCGGAGGTGTTGCGTTCGCTGGCCAGCGACGGCGCCAGCGTGCTCGTGGCGACGCACGACGTGGAGTTCGCGGCCGGCGTTGCCGGCCGCGTGGTGGTGCTCGCCGGCGGCGAGGTCGTCGCCGACGACGCGGCCGCGGCGGTGGTCGTCTCGTCGCCGCTGTTCGCGCCCCAGGTGGCCAAGGTGCTCCGTACGGGACCGTGGCTGACCGTCGACGAGGTACGGCGCGGGCTGCCGGACCTCGCCGCACCGACGGGCGAGGGCCGGTGA
- a CDS encoding AMP-binding protein — protein MPVERPTRDCEPNLQSYDDERAAFDLTPPERFNPVLDIVESWAKADPDALALLSLDAKGDVSARHTAAELAALSRQAARAFLDLGIGKGDSVFVMLPRVPAWYAAVLGAIRIGAIPMPGPNLLTAKDIAYRVTSADAVAVVVDGPGAAKVDEVVAELPTVRRKLCVAGDGAVADGWIDFDTAVAEAGDAATPTDPTAASDPMLIYFTSGTVAHPKMVLHTQASLSLGHVITARYWHDLRPGDLHWTISDTGWAKAAWGKLFGQWHQRATVVQMDMGKPDADTILRVVQDQGITSFCAPPTLYRMLVLADLGAYDFSTLRHCTSAGEPLNPEVIKVWKEGTGGLTVYDGYGQTETTNIVANYRAVPVRPGSMGKPAPGYEVDVRDDDGGEVPTGEVGNVCVRAEPRPLGLFREYYRAPDATAAVFTGGWYFTGDKARKDADGYFWFEGRSDDVITSSAYRIGPFEVESALVEHPAVAESAVVGKDDPQRTQIVTAFVILAPGYTGSPELAVEIQEFVKAQTAPYKYPREVFFVSELPKTVSGKIRRTELRDWLREGRF, from the coding sequence ATGCCTGTCGAGCGACCGACCCGTGACTGCGAACCCAACCTGCAGTCCTACGACGACGAGCGGGCCGCTTTCGACCTGACGCCGCCGGAACGGTTCAACCCCGTCCTCGACATCGTGGAGAGTTGGGCGAAGGCCGACCCGGACGCGCTCGCACTGCTCAGCCTGGACGCCAAGGGCGACGTGTCGGCGAGGCACACCGCGGCAGAGCTGGCGGCGCTGTCGCGGCAGGCCGCGCGTGCGTTCCTCGACCTGGGCATCGGCAAGGGCGACTCCGTCTTCGTGATGCTCCCGCGGGTGCCCGCCTGGTACGCGGCCGTGCTCGGCGCGATCAGGATCGGCGCCATCCCCATGCCGGGGCCGAACCTGCTCACCGCCAAGGACATCGCGTACCGGGTCACGTCTGCCGACGCGGTCGCCGTCGTCGTCGACGGACCTGGCGCGGCGAAGGTCGACGAGGTGGTGGCCGAGCTGCCGACGGTACGGCGCAAGCTCTGCGTGGCCGGCGACGGCGCCGTGGCGGACGGCTGGATCGACTTCGACACGGCCGTCGCCGAGGCCGGTGACGCCGCGACGCCAACCGATCCGACGGCGGCGTCCGACCCGATGCTCATCTACTTCACCTCCGGCACGGTCGCGCACCCGAAGATGGTGTTGCACACCCAGGCGTCGCTGAGCCTCGGCCACGTCATCACCGCGCGGTACTGGCACGACCTGCGGCCCGGCGACCTGCACTGGACGATCTCAGACACCGGCTGGGCGAAGGCCGCGTGGGGGAAGCTGTTCGGCCAGTGGCACCAGCGCGCGACCGTCGTGCAGATGGACATGGGCAAGCCGGACGCCGACACCATCCTCCGGGTCGTGCAGGACCAGGGCATCACGTCGTTCTGCGCGCCGCCGACGCTGTACCGGATGCTCGTGCTTGCCGACCTCGGCGCGTACGACTTCTCCACGCTGCGGCACTGCACGAGCGCGGGCGAGCCGCTCAACCCCGAGGTGATCAAGGTGTGGAAGGAGGGCACCGGCGGGCTGACCGTCTACGACGGTTACGGCCAGACGGAGACCACGAACATCGTCGCCAACTACCGCGCGGTGCCGGTGCGGCCGGGCTCGATGGGCAAGCCGGCACCCGGCTACGAGGTGGACGTGCGCGACGACGACGGCGGTGAGGTGCCGACCGGTGAGGTCGGCAACGTCTGCGTGCGGGCCGAGCCGAGGCCGCTCGGGCTGTTCCGCGAGTACTACCGGGCGCCGGACGCGACCGCCGCGGTGTTCACCGGTGGCTGGTACTTCACCGGCGACAAGGCGCGCAAGGACGCGGACGGCTACTTCTGGTTCGAGGGCAGGTCGGACGACGTGATCACGTCGTCTGCGTACCGGATCGGGCCGTTCGAGGTGGAGTCAGCGCTCGTCGAGCACCCGGCCGTCGCCGAGTCAGCGGTCGTCGGCAAGGACGACCCGCAGCGGACGCAGATCGTCACCGCGTTCGTCATCCTCGCGCCCGGCTACACCGGTTCGCCCGAGCTCGCCGTGGAGATCCAGGAGTTCGTGAAGGCCCAGACCGCGCCGTACAAGTACCCGCGCGAGGTGTTCTTCGTCAGCGAGCTGCCGAAGACGGTGTCCGGCAAGATCCGTCGCACCGAGCTGCGCGACTGGCTGCGCGAGGGCAGGTTCTGA
- a CDS encoding N-acetylmuramoyl-L-alanine amidase codes for MRNGRKWVVAGTVASLVATAACVPATSDARSTGTPDESRSTSSSERTPTKSATADRPPLHGRVIVVDPGHNGANAAHPQRINKLVDAGGLRKPCNTVGAETDGGYPEHALNWAVTKRLTKRLRAHGATVILTRKNDHGVGPCMDERGRTAARHDADLLVSVHADGSSARAHGFTVLRPAKVPGYTAGTFGESRSLATDVADALAGHGFTRSTYLGKNGIEARDDLGTLNLARSPAAMVEMGNMRNTADAKVLRSAKGRKRMVRGLTAGVVDYLARG; via the coding sequence GTGCGCAACGGCCGGAAATGGGTAGTAGCGGGCACCGTCGCAAGCCTCGTGGCGACCGCGGCCTGTGTGCCCGCGACGTCCGACGCGCGCTCCACCGGCACCCCGGACGAGTCGCGCAGCACGTCTTCGTCGGAACGCACACCGACGAAGAGCGCCACGGCCGACCGGCCACCGCTGCACGGCCGGGTGATCGTGGTCGACCCCGGGCACAACGGCGCCAACGCCGCGCATCCGCAGCGGATCAACAAGCTGGTCGACGCGGGCGGGCTGCGCAAGCCGTGCAACACCGTCGGCGCCGAGACCGACGGCGGCTACCCGGAGCACGCGCTCAACTGGGCGGTCACGAAGCGGCTGACGAAGCGGCTGCGCGCACACGGCGCCACGGTGATCCTCACCAGGAAGAACGACCACGGCGTCGGACCGTGCATGGACGAGCGCGGCAGGACGGCCGCCAGGCACGACGCCGACCTGCTCGTCTCCGTACATGCCGACGGCAGCAGCGCGCGGGCGCACGGCTTCACCGTGCTGCGTCCGGCGAAGGTCCCCGGCTACACCGCCGGTACGTTCGGCGAGTCGAGGTCGCTCGCGACCGACGTCGCGGACGCGCTCGCCGGCCACGGCTTCACCAGGTCGACGTACCTGGGCAAGAACGGCATCGAGGCGCGCGACGACCTCGGCACGTTGAACCTGGCGCGCTCCCCCGCGGCCATGGTGGAGATGGGCAACATGCGCAACACGGCGGACGCGAAGGTGCTGCGCAGCGCCAAGGGCAGGAAGCGGATGGTCCGCGGTCTCACCGCCGGCGTGGTCGACTACCTGGCCCGCGGCTGA
- a CDS encoding amidohydrolase family protein: MAATFSTAGRGGDVVIRGATVVDGLLGTPEVRDVLLDGARIAAVEPAGAIPSEGYRSLDAGDLVLAPGFIDVHSHADNAPLLDEDDTTKILQGVTTEVVGNCGFSLAPVGHGRRAELAALTSRIFPELPWGWSSFAELLDRLDTAGYVTNYVPLAGHGTLRLAVAGMANKPTTRPQRRQMGELLRAAMDAGCFGLSSGLIYPPAVFSDADELVELAKWLPDGGIYATHMRNEGEHLAQSIDEALTIGRSADRAVQISHLKAAGRPSWGSVPAALEQLAAAREAGQPVTQDVYPYTASSTMLTTWLPAWFQEDGEPDMLAGLADPPTLDRLRAECSDAWDEVLVASTASHELEGLTVREIGERLGCDPFDAFVEVLCRERLRVSAVMFSMTEDDLVAGLLDDHTMIGSDGLPPGVGGKPHPRLFGTFPRVLGRYVRERQLLDLSVAVHKMTALPAATFGLADRGSIRPGMVADLVAFDPAEVRDVGDYRDPVHAPTGISWVMQAGKFVVSAGRWHGERQGQRLTRG, translated from the coding sequence GTGGCCGCTACGTTCAGCACGGCGGGTCGTGGCGGTGACGTCGTGATCCGGGGCGCAACGGTGGTGGACGGGCTCCTCGGCACGCCCGAGGTACGCGACGTCCTGCTCGACGGCGCGCGGATCGCGGCCGTGGAGCCCGCCGGCGCGATCCCGTCCGAGGGGTACCGCAGCCTCGACGCAGGCGACCTGGTGCTCGCGCCCGGGTTCATCGACGTGCACTCGCACGCGGACAACGCGCCGCTGCTCGACGAGGACGACACCACGAAGATCCTGCAGGGCGTCACCACGGAGGTCGTCGGCAACTGCGGGTTCTCGCTGGCTCCCGTCGGGCATGGCAGGCGGGCCGAGCTGGCCGCGCTGACCAGCCGGATCTTCCCCGAGCTGCCGTGGGGCTGGTCGTCGTTCGCGGAGCTGCTCGACCGGCTCGACACCGCCGGGTACGTGACGAACTACGTGCCGCTTGCCGGGCACGGCACGCTGCGGCTCGCCGTGGCCGGCATGGCGAACAAGCCGACCACCCGGCCGCAGCGCCGGCAGATGGGGGAGCTGCTGCGCGCGGCGATGGACGCCGGCTGCTTCGGCCTGTCCAGCGGTCTGATCTACCCGCCAGCGGTGTTCAGCGACGCCGACGAGCTGGTCGAGCTGGCGAAGTGGCTGCCGGACGGCGGGATCTACGCGACCCACATGCGCAACGAGGGTGAGCACCTGGCGCAGAGCATCGACGAGGCGTTGACCATCGGCCGGTCGGCCGACCGCGCCGTGCAGATCTCCCACCTGAAGGCCGCCGGCCGGCCGAGCTGGGGGAGCGTGCCTGCGGCGCTCGAGCAGCTCGCCGCGGCGCGGGAGGCGGGCCAGCCGGTCACCCAGGACGTCTACCCGTACACGGCGTCTTCCACCATGCTGACCACCTGGCTGCCGGCGTGGTTCCAGGAGGATGGTGAGCCCGACATGCTTGCCGGCCTCGCCGACCCGCCGACCCTCGACCGGCTCCGGGCGGAGTGCAGCGACGCGTGGGACGAGGTGCTCGTCGCGTCCACCGCAAGCCACGAGCTGGAGGGGCTGACCGTCAGGGAGATCGGCGAGCGGCTCGGCTGCGACCCGTTCGACGCCTTCGTCGAGGTGCTGTGCAGGGAACGGCTGCGGGTGTCCGCGGTGATGTTCAGCATGACCGAGGACGACCTCGTCGCCGGCCTGCTCGACGACCACACGATGATCGGTTCCGACGGGCTGCCGCCCGGTGTCGGCGGCAAGCCGCATCCGCGGCTGTTCGGTACTTTCCCGCGGGTGCTCGGCCGGTACGTACGGGAGCGGCAGCTGCTCGACCTGAGCGTCGCCGTACACAAGATGACCGCGCTGCCCGCCGCCACGTTCGGCCTGGCCGACCGCGGCAGCATCCGGCCGGGCATGGTCGCCGACCTGGTCGCGTTCGACCCGGCCGAGGTGCGCGACGTCGGCGACTACCGCGACCCTGTGCACGCGCCGACCGGGATCAGCTGGGTCATGCAGGCCGGCAAGTTCGTGGTGAGCGCCGGACGCTGGCACGGCGAGCGCCAGGGCCAGCGGCTGACCCGCGGCTGA